gaAGATTGaaaagagccaggttacgatcttaGAACCTGTAAAGAGTTAGAAGAGCCAGGTTTCCGATCCAAAGCCTGAAgattgtgaattccagactgcgatcccagcttatcgaaagggggagtctgaagacagccAAGActggccatttcgcacgaaatggactggccatttcgcacgaaatgaactttggccatttcgcacgaaatagtcaTTTCGTGTGAGgtgtttcgtgcgaaatgagtTGTCTATAAATACTAGGTTgtgccatttcatttgtaacgatttgattccggtagcgaagctctgccgaagtgtctccagcattgtaaaacgatctgatatcaatacaaagacagtttaaagtgatttcttgtgtaattcagctgaaataactccgatatgtttgtttccgcctctcatattggacgagatctcttctgaacgactcatttgggtctgCAAATGATCCTACAACCTCACAACCACAAATTGAAATGGTGTGTATATTAATCATGAATAGGTTTTGAACACTAGTCCCCGAATATATGATAAGCATGTAAATCTGGAAAAAAGACAAATCCCAATTTTACAAATGAGCTGGTTAATAGTATTTACCAGTGAAAGCTGACGTATTTTTAAAAGATTAACTTACAGGTGGCGAACCTCAATAGTAGGCCGGATAAGGTTCGGTCACGAGCTTTGGAATTTGCGACTCCATGGCTAAAAGACCTATGATGTCCCAAGCTTATTTTATTAGATCCTTGATGTTGGGATATTTTTTACCAAACACAATGTTATGAATTTTTAATAtgatttcaagttttaaataCTTTTACTTTATCACTCTCTACTTCTGCTGCATTGTGAAACTGTTATCCAATCATCACGTTTAAACCCCACATCCTGGCCCACTGGGAAATTAGGGTGTGACAACACCCACGTCAGCAGCAGATGGTGTGGTAAAAAAATCACGGAGTGGAAGTGGGCATGAAGGTGGcgttattaaaaaataaaaataaataaaacatcaACCAATCAAAATCAACCCAAACTTCACCCAACAATCAAGAGCCTCCACATCACCACACCAAAGCGCCCCATGTCGATGAAGATCCTCCCGCCCTTCCCCCACGCCGCCCTCCACGCCATGTTTGGGGTGGTGTGCTCGGCGTGGACTGGCTTCCACACCAGTTTTCTACGTCTACTCTGTATAGTCTAACAGGTCACACACACtctttatttgtttatttgttgTGAAAAGCTTCCGTTGGAATCCAAGCACAACACCCATCGTAGATTAAAGTTTGGACGACTAAGATCTCACAAGCCAGTATTCAATTCTTTTTTTACACTCATTAAATCTAAGCCTTTCCTCGGGATGTTAAATGCAGGGTTGTCCCCGAAAATTATAGGATCTGAGGCGAATATAAAATATGGGCCCTAAAATATGAAccttttttaaaaataatatataaaaaagttGTGACCTCTCGTTGTCAAAACAACATATCAGCCAACAAGGCAAACACTTTATTATGCTTTATCTTGATTCAGCGTGTATACATGCCAACaactatataaatataattaaaaaataataatttctcGGGTCCTTAAACATTTTTGGCTCTGAGACAGTGCCCACTCGGCCCTTGCTTTGGGTCGGCCATGGCTAAATGGGTCATGTTCGTGGGTTTGTGAGTTGTACCTATAATTTTAAACGAACCTGAACATTGTGTCACAGACATGAACCTAAGCATGACTCGTGTATTCACGAATTGATATAAACACAAACCGTTTAAAATTTacatattatatttatattttaatcATTTGTCTTTATGCTATGCCAAATTGTTTTTGAACTTTTACATTATAAAAAATACCCAAATAGTTTAACTTATTacataaaacacatttttatataacaaaataaataaacaGGTTAACTCATAACCCATCAAATTGACATGAACACAACCTATTTTACTACATATCTTTGCGGGTTCGACCTACACTTAACCCAACCCGTTAGGCTAAACTCAAAACATTTGGATGTGTTAGGTTTGTATAGAAATCGACACCATAATTTTATTGGAAAAACAAAGTAAAAAGGTAAACTAATTTAAGAGTGAGGGATTAAAATCTGAAAATTGGCATATGTACATTGTACAAGGAAGAATTTGCATATAACCAAGATGAGTTTTCAACTTTTACAAGTGTGAAGAAAGCGACAAGGTCCCACCTTTTGAACCCACCCTCCTTCTATCTCCTTGCACTTTTTCCCCTTTTTAAGATATTTTTTTGATGTATTGTCAGATATTTAACACACCCAGAACCAACACACACCACCCGAACAGATATTAAATCTTGAAGAAAAAAGCTCTCATCTTTATTAGGGTTTTGTCCTCTGCAACCCCAAAAGATCTTTGTTTCTGCCTTCTTGATCTTCATTTTCTGGTAAGCTTTCTGGGTTATGTTTCTTTTAGCCTTATACAAAAAGGGTTTTCTTGATTTGTTTCATTTCTTCATGATCTGTAAATTATGATTCAATTCATTGATTGCTAATATATTTAGTCAAATctttatttttttcaatttttttgtgtaTATTTGTCTGTTTCCACTGGATTTGTTCTAATCTTTTAGAATTTATTAGTTTAATTGAtgatttttttctatttttactGGTTTGTTTGGATATAATCTGCTTGGTGATACTTAGCTTTTGTTCTTTAGATTCtgcttcatcttttttttttttttttttttttttgggattttagatgctTAAATCCCTGTCTAGTTTAAGCTTTTATTCGTTCGGCATATCTACTATTCCATCAATTATGTGTTAGAATGTTTCAACAACCATTTATCAAGAAATTATTCATTTATTCTTGGATATTATCAGGATATAATCAACTTGTTACAATAAATTTGTTCTAAAATTGACCCTTTTTGGACATCATATTCTGAAACAATAAAGTGTGCTCATTTGATCAAGTTTCTAATAAAAAAGTTATTAATTGATGCAGGCGCCTGATTGTACGACAATAGTAGACGAACAACTCTCCGTCGATCAACTCTCCATCGGATCGTTGAgcggttttttttttgtgtgtttatttcagTATTGTATCTAGGTAAGATATTTTCTTGAagaaatgggttacaattgtgatTACTGTGGCGAGGCAAGATCAATGGTGTACTGTCGATCTGACGCAGCCTACTTGTGTTTATCTTGTGATCGCAATGTTCATTCTGCGAATCCACTGTCGAAACGCCACATGAGAACACTAGTATGCGATATGTGTAACTCGCAGCCTGCACTTGTTCGATGTGTGGAAGAAAAAGCATCTCTTTGTCAGAACTGTGATTGGGTAAGTCACAATGGACCCGATTTGGATTCAAGTACACATAGTCGGCAAACGTTAAATTGCTATTCCGGGTGCCCTTCGGCTGTTGAACTTTCTTCGATTTGGTCGTTTATGTCGGAATCTTGTGAACAAGAAATGGGGTCAATGAGCATTGCTGATAAGACCCTCGAAGGGTCCGAAAACAACACGATTCAAGATTCATCTGTGAACTTTGAGGTCGGTAATTTGCAGATTGAAGATAACTCAAAGGTGAATTGTGTGACGTCTTGTTTGTCATTATATCAGTTGTTACATATTgagtaggggtgtgcacggttcagTCTTTGGGTAAAACCGAAACCGAAAGTTCGGTTTACGGTTTTTGAAAACCGTTCGGTTTTGGTTTTTTCGGTTTTAGCAATGGTTCGGTTTGGttttttggtttttgaaacaaattgCGTAAGATTCAAAATTTGAAAAGTATAATTTAAAGTTTAAAAATCTTTCTtagatgtttacatttaagttaatatattgaatctttttaattaatattgttcacTTAAACCTAACATTCTAATCTATTTTAATGTTTCTCCAAAGTTTTTATTAAGgcgttttcttttataatactttgaaaatcatttaatttttatgttaaattttgtaTTTCTTGCAGACAATGGATAAACTATTTCAATGATATATAAATATGTTAATGTTCTTATTGTTTATATTTAgcattcaagaataaaattaataattcctagatcaatatataacaaaaaattgaaaaagatgatTGCTTAGGTTATTCGGTTCAgttcggttttttttttaaatgcaaAACCGTAACCGAACCGCAAATTTCGGTTCTGGTTTTTTTTCAGTTTTCTGTGCGGTTTGGTTTTATTTCGGTCTGgttaaattgttttttttggttttggttcggttttctgctcacccctaaTTGAATCAATGTAttaaaggtttcatttttgtgCATCGTTTACTCACAGATATCATATATCGGGACAAAAGATCCTGAACAAGTGGTCGATGATGGGGTCTATGACGACTACACGATGGATGAAGTCGACATGAACATCGAGAATTACGAAGAACTGTTTGGCGTAGGTTGTAACGACCCGAAACATCTTTTTGCAAAAGACGGGATCGATAGCTTGTTCGGCAAGAAAGATGCAACAAAGGTATCCCTTCAATCCATTAGTCAATTTTCGTGTTATTAACCTACCGTTTGGCGTTTGCTAAAGTTTCAGTTGTTTTAGGAGTCTTTGAATACCGTACAGCCTGAATGCAGTAACGCAGCCTCTGTGGATTCGTTAGCGAGCTGCAAAACCGAACCCAGCCCGCGTTACGCACACCAACAATCCAATATTTCGTTTTCAAATCTGACCGCTGAGAGCAGCGGTGGTGAGTATCAAGACTGTGGAGCTTCTTCTATGGTTCCGATGGGTGAACCGCCTTGGTGCACCCCCGGTGCggggaccaccaccaccaccaccagaagTGACGCGGTTCTTCGTTACAAGGAAAAGAAGAAAACCCGAAAGTGAGTTTTTACTTTTTAA
The sequence above is drawn from the Helianthus annuus cultivar XRQ/B chromosome 12, HanXRQr2.0-SUNRISE, whole genome shotgun sequence genome and encodes:
- the LOC110895258 gene encoding zinc finger protein CONSTANS-LIKE 9 — encoded protein: MGYNCDYCGEARSMVYCRSDAAYLCLSCDRNVHSANPLSKRHMRTLVCDMCNSQPALVRCVEEKASLCQNCDWVSHNGPDLDSSTHSRQTLNCYSGCPSAVELSSIWSFMSESCEQEMGSMSIADKTLEGSENNTIQDSSVNFEVGNLQIEDNSKISYIGTKDPEQVVDDGVYDDYTMDEVDMNIENYEELFGVGCNDPKHLFAKDGIDSLFGKKDATKESLNTVQPECSNAASVDSLASCKTEPSPRYAHQQSNISFSNLTAESSGGEYQDCGASSMVPMGEPPWCTPGAGTTTTTTRSDAVLRYKEKKKTRKFEKTVRYATRKARADVRQRVKGRFIKAGDAYDYDPMSETRSF